A genomic window from Pyricularia oryzae 70-15 chromosome 7, whole genome shotgun sequence includes:
- a CDS encoding carboxylesterase has translation MNDTHFTVQASAPHTHTVVFLHGRGGSARTLAQSLLYSKHSDGRTLFAIFPSFRWVFPEANKNECAAFPGQSMQQWFDIWNVQDFSNREELQAVGLRKSVGLIRGVIADEARALGGRYDRVFLAGISQGAATSVHTLLNLNIPPPAEGGASRGLAAFLGFSCRMPFPGRTLSDTRKILGLDDVPSDDVTIKNTPILLEHCIDDPLVLVGNGRVLRDTLRGFGATVHWLEYPDGGHWFNSPAGITDAAAFLTHIIKSQGFEGLNAVDSVKIDKRP, from the exons ATGAACGACACACACTTTACCGTCCAGGCCTCTGCGCCGCACACTCACACCGTCGTCTTTCTCCATGGACGCGGCGGCTCCGCAAGGACTCTAGCCCAGTCACTTCTTTACTCCAAGCACAGCGACGGCCGCACTCTTTTCGCCATCTTTCCATCCTTCCGCTGGGTTTTCCCGGAAGCGAACAAGAACGAGTGCGCAGCTTTCCCGGGCCAGTCGATGCAGCAGTGGTTCGACATTTGGAATGTCCAAGACTTCTCCAACCGCGAGGAGCTCCAAGCTGTCGGCCTGCGTAAGAGCGTCGGCCTGATCCGCGGTGTCATCGCCGACGAGGCGCGCGCGCTGGGAGGGCGCTATGATCGCGTTTTCCTCGCCGGCATCAGCCAGGGAGCTGCAACATCAGTGCACACGCTGCTCAATCTCAACATCCCGCCACCGGCTGAAGGTGGTGCAAGCCGCGGCCTCGCCGCCTTTCTTGGGTTTTCTTGCCGGATGCCATTCCCGGGCAGAACCCTGTCAGATACTCGCAAGATACTTGGTCTTGATGATGTACCCAGCGACGACGTCACCATCAAAAATACACCTATTCTCCTCGAGCACTGCATTGATGACCCACTGGTTCTGGTCGGCAACGGTCGTGTCTTGAGAGATACCCTCCGTGGTTTTGGGGCTACGGTTCACTGGCTGGAGTATCCCGATGGCGGCCACTGGTTCAACTCTCCAGCCGGCATTACCGATGCTGCGGCCTTCTTGACACATATAATCAAGTCGCAGGGCTTTGAG GGGCTAAACGCAGTTGACAGCGTCAAGATCGACAAGCGCCCGTAG